One genomic window of Deltaproteobacteria bacterium HGW-Deltaproteobacteria-6 includes the following:
- a CDS encoding indolepyruvate oxidoreductase subunit beta (Involved in the incorporation of exogenous aryl acids in the biosynthesis of aromatic amino acids: catalysis of the ferredoxin-dependent oxidative decarboxylation of arylpyruvates.) produces MKDSKVHSILFAGVGGQGILRASDIMCMAMMEAGFDVKKSEVHGMAQRGGCVNSDVRYGYKVYSPLAEAGSGEILVSFEKMEALRYLKFLSKDASIIVNTEEIYPPSVNMGDASYPSDVIGFLEKHYPKVIAFNAADLALKAGNIKAANVVLLGAVSNLLKVEKSVWESVIKKSFPQKLVKLNLDAFQMGITA; encoded by the coding sequence ATGAAAGATTCAAAAGTTCACAGTATATTATTTGCCGGCGTAGGCGGTCAGGGAATTTTAAGAGCCAGTGATATCATGTGTATGGCCATGATGGAAGCTGGTTTTGATGTTAAAAAAAGCGAAGTCCACGGCATGGCGCAACGAGGTGGTTGCGTGAACAGCGACGTACGTTATGGTTATAAGGTCTATTCGCCATTAGCAGAAGCTGGAAGTGGCGAAATTCTTGTTTCTTTCGAAAAAATGGAAGCGTTGCGTTATCTGAAATTTTTGAGTAAGGACGCATCAATTATCGTCAACACTGAAGAAATCTATCCCCCTTCTGTTAATATGGGTGATGCAAGCTATCCAAGCGACGTAATAGGATTTTTAGAGAAACATTATCCTAAAGTAATCGCATTTAATGCCGCAGATCTGGCGCTAAAAGCAGGCAACATTAAAGCAGCCAATGTTGTTTTACTGGGTGCCGTATCCAATTTATTGAAAGTAGAAAAATCCGTTTGGGAAAGTGTTATTAAGAAATCCTTTCCGCAAAAATTGGTCAAATTGAATTTAGACGCTTTCCAAATGGGAATTACTGCTTAA
- the iorA gene encoding indolepyruvate ferredoxin oxidoreductase subunit alpha → MSGNEAIARGVYEAGVRFAAAYPGTPSTEIMEEFAKYDGVYAEWAPNEKVAVEVAIGAALGGVRSLAVMKHVGVNVAADPIFTVSYTGIEGALVIISADDPSMHSSQNEQDNRNYAKFAKIPMLEPADPQEAKDYMKLAFQISRQFDTPVFFRTTTRVSHSKSVVTLAEPQEPEDILKLTHHAEKYVMVPINARTRRVAVEKRQLALREFVETFSENKVEINDPEIGIITAGMPYNYAKEVFPNFSYLKLGMVHPLPVNMIRDFASKVKKIYVIEELDPFLEEQIKALGIQVIGKDIFPYTNEFDPGIIKNAINSDMQGSVSPYKEILAHRPPNLCPGCPHRGLFYALKKSKAYVHGDIGCYTLSYLKPLEGLHSCICMGASIGMAHGMSKALKEKGKGKVVGVIGDSTFLHSGITSLLNMAYNNSDALIIILDNSTTAMTGMQEHPGTGYTLMGKEAKKVNLNVLVSALGIENIKVVNPNNIKETQNAIKDELASNGPSVIISQSPCVLFKRANIKPVPPMKIDADKCEGCKSCLGLNCPPISWKEGATKEGSKRKGIAVIDETFCNGCGLCAQVCKFSAIS, encoded by the coding sequence ATGTCAGGAAATGAAGCCATTGCCCGTGGTGTCTATGAAGCAGGCGTGCGATTTGCGGCAGCCTACCCCGGTACTCCCAGCACAGAGATCATGGAAGAGTTTGCAAAATATGACGGCGTTTATGCCGAATGGGCGCCTAATGAAAAAGTAGCAGTCGAAGTAGCCATCGGCGCAGCTTTGGGTGGAGTCCGCTCGCTGGCCGTTATGAAACACGTCGGTGTTAATGTGGCCGCCGACCCGATTTTTACCGTCAGTTATACGGGTATTGAAGGCGCATTGGTCATCATCAGTGCCGATGATCCGTCCATGCACAGTTCACAAAATGAGCAGGATAACCGCAATTACGCCAAGTTTGCTAAAATTCCCATGCTGGAACCGGCAGATCCACAGGAAGCTAAAGATTATATGAAGTTAGCTTTCCAAATCAGCCGGCAATTCGATACTCCGGTCTTTTTTCGAACGACCACAAGAGTTTCTCATTCCAAATCCGTGGTCACACTCGCAGAACCTCAGGAACCGGAAGACATACTGAAACTTACCCATCATGCGGAAAAATACGTTATGGTTCCTATTAATGCCCGAACAAGGCGGGTGGCAGTGGAAAAACGACAGTTGGCACTCAGGGAATTTGTGGAGACATTTTCGGAAAATAAAGTGGAAATCAATGATCCGGAAATCGGTATTATCACTGCCGGCATGCCTTATAACTATGCCAAAGAAGTCTTCCCGAATTTCTCTTATCTGAAATTGGGTATGGTTCATCCGCTGCCGGTAAACATGATCCGTGATTTCGCCTCCAAAGTTAAAAAAATCTATGTAATCGAAGAACTTGATCCTTTCCTGGAAGAACAGATTAAGGCCTTGGGAATCCAGGTAATCGGCAAGGACATTTTTCCCTATACTAATGAATTTGATCCCGGTATCATAAAAAACGCAATTAATTCAGATATGCAGGGATCCGTTTCTCCCTATAAAGAAATTTTAGCCCATCGTCCGCCAAATCTTTGCCCCGGTTGTCCGCATCGGGGTCTTTTTTATGCGCTTAAGAAATCAAAAGCTTATGTCCACGGCGATATAGGTTGTTATACACTATCTTATTTAAAACCCCTGGAAGGGTTGCATTCATGCATCTGTATGGGCGCAAGTATCGGCATGGCCCACGGCATGAGTAAAGCCTTGAAAGAGAAAGGGAAGGGTAAGGTAGTAGGCGTAATTGGCGATTCCACATTCCTGCATTCCGGCATTACTTCTCTTTTGAACATGGCCTACAATAATAGTGATGCGCTTATTATCATTCTGGATAACAGCACAACAGCAATGACCGGCATGCAGGAGCATCCTGGTACAGGCTATACATTGATGGGAAAAGAAGCTAAAAAAGTTAATCTAAATGTTTTAGTATCTGCTCTAGGTATAGAAAATATAAAGGTTGTTAACCCAAATAATATAAAAGAAACTCAAAACGCGATTAAGGATGAGCTAGCCAGTAATGGTCCGTCTGTTATTATTTCACAAAGTCCTTGTGTCCTTTTTAAACGGGCAAATATTAAGCCTGTTCCACCGATGAAAATTGATGCGGACAAATGTGAAGGCTGCAAATCATGCCTTGGGTTAAATTGTCCGCCGATTTCATGGAAAGAAGGCGCCACCAAAGAAGGATCCAAACGCAAAGGCATCGCGGTAATTGATGAAACGTTTTGTAATGGTTGCGGTTTATGCGCTCAGGTCTGTAAATTCAGCGCGATCAGTTAA
- a CDS encoding thioesterase: MESNFTKVRVIYADTDAMGIVYHTNYIRWFELGRNELMRQLGVAYTELEKLGLNLPLTKVSCHYLAPAKYDDLVIVETKFDYIKRASIKFNSGIWDESKEKLLVEGYTIHACTNNEGKIRRIPQLLLELTDKYNINKGE, from the coding sequence TTGGAAAGTAATTTTACAAAAGTCCGCGTGATTTATGCCGATACGGACGCCATGGGTATTGTTTATCATACAAATTATATTCGCTGGTTTGAACTGGGGCGTAATGAACTGATGCGGCAACTCGGCGTGGCCTATACGGAATTGGAAAAGCTGGGACTTAATCTTCCTTTAACGAAAGTGTCCTGTCATTATCTCGCGCCGGCAAAATATGATGATCTGGTAATTGTTGAAACGAAGTTTGATTACATTAAAAGGGCTAGCATTAAGTTTAATTCCGGAATATGGGATGAAAGTAAGGAAAAGCTTCTCGTGGAAGGATACACAATCCACGCCTGTACCAATAATGAAGGCAAAATACGTAGAATACCTCAATTACTTCTGGAATTAACTGACAAATATAACATCAATAAAGGGGAATAA
- a CDS encoding cofactor-independent phosphoglycerate mutase: MKYVVLLGDGMADYPSQKLGGKTPLQCALTPFLDQIASQGTLGLVDTIPQGMVPGSDVANLSVLGYNPEETYTGRGPLEAASMGIHLGPNDIAYRCNLVTIGAPGTDQAFMDDFTAGHISSAEAREVIQDINKKIGSSQLQFYPGVGYRHLLVWRNAEGSPHTEPPHDIPGKGIAQYLPSGDFSEEVNSLMQKAVEILKDHPVNARRLADGKKQANSIWLWGQGRKPQIIPLTKKHNFKGGMISAVDLLNGLGINAGLKPLPVEGATGYIDTNYEGKANMALDALKFMDFVFLHLEAPDEMGHEGNAEGKIQAIEFFDEKIVGPILNNIGKLGEYRILVLSDHPTPLDLKTHVGDPSPFAVISSRQEENQVSGRSFTEDNAKKSGILVSPGYLLMDKFIRDWSTFLGK; this comes from the coding sequence ATGAAATATGTTGTATTACTGGGCGACGGCATGGCCGATTACCCAAGTCAAAAACTTGGTGGAAAGACTCCCCTGCAATGCGCCCTGACTCCATTTCTGGATCAGATTGCCTCTCAGGGCACTCTGGGGCTGGTTGACACAATCCCTCAGGGAATGGTTCCGGGATCCGATGTGGCCAATTTGAGCGTACTGGGTTACAATCCGGAAGAAACGTATACGGGTCGAGGTCCATTGGAGGCAGCCAGCATGGGAATCCATCTTGGCCCCAACGATATTGCCTATCGATGTAATCTGGTAACCATCGGCGCCCCCGGTACAGACCAAGCCTTCATGGATGACTTTACCGCAGGGCATATCTCTTCTGCTGAAGCCAGAGAAGTCATCCAGGATATCAACAAGAAAATAGGTTCATCGCAGTTGCAGTTTTATCCGGGTGTGGGTTACCGTCATTTGCTGGTATGGCGTAATGCAGAAGGCTCTCCCCATACTGAACCACCCCATGATATCCCCGGGAAAGGAATTGCCCAGTATCTTCCTTCCGGAGATTTCTCTGAAGAAGTGAATAGCCTGATGCAAAAAGCGGTGGAAATTTTAAAAGATCACCCTGTCAACGCCAGGCGTCTGGCAGATGGGAAAAAGCAGGCTAATTCCATCTGGCTGTGGGGACAGGGAAGAAAACCGCAGATTATTCCGCTGACCAAGAAACATAATTTCAAAGGCGGCATGATTTCGGCTGTCGATCTTCTTAATGGTCTGGGCATCAATGCCGGATTGAAACCATTACCCGTGGAAGGAGCTACCGGCTATATTGACACCAACTATGAAGGTAAGGCCAACATGGCGCTGGACGCGCTGAAGTTTATGGATTTCGTTTTTCTCCATCTGGAAGCCCCCGACGAAATGGGACATGAAGGCAACGCTGAAGGTAAGATTCAGGCCATCGAATTTTTCGATGAAAAAATAGTCGGGCCGATTTTGAATAACATAGGTAAGCTTGGTGAATACCGAATTCTGGTTTTAAGTGACCACCCGACGCCGCTTGATCTGAAAACCCATGTCGGCGATCCGAGTCCGTTTGCCGTCATATCGTCGCGTCAGGAAGAGAATCAGGTCTCGGGACGCTCCTTTACAGAAGATAATGCAAAGAAAAGCGGTATTCTGGTGTCTCCCGGCTATCTGCTGATGGACAAATTCATTAGGGACTGGAGTACTTTTCTTGGAAAGTAA